In the Burkholderia multivorans ATCC BAA-247 genome, AGCACGCGACCGAAGAGCAGGAGCATGCCGACCGCATCGCGGAGCGCATCGTGCAGCTCGGCGGCGAGCCCGACTTTGCGCCGGACGGCCTGAAAACGCGCGCGCATTCGGAGTACAAGGAGGGCACCGACCTGACCAGCATGATTGCCGAGAACCTGGTGGCCGAGCGGATCGCGATCGATACGTATCGGGAGATCATCCGATACCTCGGCGAGAAGGATGTGACCACGCGCCGGCTGTTCGAGGAAATTCTCGCGGTCGAGGAGGAGCATGCCGACGATATGGCCGATCTGCTCCAGGGACGCGGGCAGTCTGCGGGAGGTGCTTGAGGCCCGGTGCGGGCGCAGCGTGAAATGAAAAAAGGTCGGCGCGAAGCCGGCCTGTTTCATCAAGCCGACGGTGCCGGTGGAAGGACGCCGCGGCTTCCCATGGTACGTTGCCGCCGTCTGAGCCGGCTCGGCTCGGCAGGCGGCAGATTGCACATGCCTACGACTCGTGCCGAATGCGCTCGAGACCTTGCCGGTACGTGGTCACCTCGAAGCGCGGGAATCGGCGCTTGAACTTCGTGGAGTCAAAGAGGTTGTCCTGCTCGTAGCGCGGCAGCAGCTCCTCGATTTCACGTACTTGCGGCGAGAAGAGCCCCGCGGTCCGGAAGGCCCATTTCCCGACGATCGCATAAGCGGCCTTTTGTCCGAATGCGCGGCTTGCCATCTCGACGAACTCCCGATATGTCGGGCGATCGTCGCAGCACGGCAGATGCCAGGTCTGTCCGAACGCGTCCGGCGTGTTGCCGAGCGTCGCGAGCGCGCGACTCGCGTCGGGCGTCCAGATCAGCGTGCGGCGCGTGTCGTCGCGCAACGGCACTTTCGGTTTCTTGCCGGCTTTCAGCTTGTCGATGATCAGTGCATTCGTGAAGCTCTGGGTCTTGCCGGGACCGTAGAACTCGGGTGCACGGCCGATCAGGACGGGAATGTCGCCGCGCGCCATCTCATCGAGGACCATCGACGCCATCGCCGCGCGCACTTTGCCCTTGCGGCCGACCGGCGCGAACTGTGTCGATTCCGTTTGCGGCCGGTCGTCCTGCGGGTACATGTAGGTGTTGTCGAAGTAGGCGAACTTGGCGCCTTCCGCCCGGCACGCATCGAGTGCGTTCTTCAACATGACCGGAAACTGCGTTTCCCACAGCACGGTGTCGGGCGGCAGGCCTGCCGTGAAGTAGACGATGTCGCTGCCTTTCACCGCCTGCGCGGTCTGGCGCGCATCGAGCAGATTGGCCGACACCAGCGTATCGGTGTCATTGACCTTGCGCGGATTGCGGCTGACGAGACGTATATCCGCCGTGTCGATACGCCGCAGTTCCCGGGCCAGTTCCGTGGCGATCTGACCGTTGGCCCCTAATATCGTTTGCATACCCTTTGCCTTTGCGACTTTGCGCCAAATGACGACAGGCGAGAGGCTAACCTTGAAGGCAACTTCAAGGTCAAGCAGTTAGCCGTTGTCGCGTGTCAGGTCCGCAGCGTTTGAGGAAGAGGCCGACGCGACGCAGGCCGCGGCCACTACGCTTAGCAAGGAGCGATGCGCGTTGTTTGACATGTTTCGGGACACGGATACTCCGTCGGCGTAGAGCCGGGGCAGTACACGGACGAACCGGATCGGCAACGCCGATCCTCGAAAACGATGCAACCGAGCGGCATGGCGCCCGGACGCGTCAAGCGCCACGATAGACGAGAACCGACTCGCGGCTTGTAGCGCATGCCCTTCAAGGGAACGGGCGCCGTGGGCCGAGCCCTCGGCACCCGTGGCGGTTATCCGCGGAGGAACGCGAGCAGATCGGCGTTGATAGTCTCCGCGTTGGACGTCGGCATGCCGTGCGGGAAGCCCTTGTAGATCTTCAACGTGCTGTTTCTGGCGAGCTTCGCCGACAGCACGCCGGAATCGGCATAGGGGACGATCTGATCGTCATCGCCATGCATCACGAGCACGGGAATCGTGGTGCTCTTCAGGTCCTCGGTAAAGTCGGTCTGGGAGAAGGCGACGATGCCGTCGTAATGCGCCTTGGCACTGCCCATCATGCCCTGGCGCCACCAGTTCCAGATCACACCCTGCGAGGGTTGCGCGCCGGCACGGTTGTAGCCGTAGAACGGGCCCGCCGGAACGTCGTAGTAAAACTGGGCGCGGTTCGCGGCCAGTTGCGCCTGCAGGTTGTCGAACACGTCCTTCGGCAGGCCGCCGGGGTTTTGGTCGGTCTTGACCATCAGCGGCGGCACGGCACTGATCAGTACGGCCTTCGACACGCGATCTTCGCCATGTCGGGCGACGTAGTGGATGACTTCACCGCCGCCGGTGGAGTGGCCGACGTGAACGGCGCCTTGCACGCCGAGATGGTCGACTACTGCCGCCACGTCGTCGGCGTAGTGATCCATGTCGTGGCCGTCCCAGACCTGGCTGGAGCGTCCGTGACCGCGACGGTCGTGCGCGATGACGCGATAGCCCTGCGACAGGAAAAAGAGCATCTGGGCGTCCCAGTCATCCGCACTGAGCGGCCAACCGTGATGGAAGAAGATGACCGGTGCGTCGCGCGGCCCCCAGTCCTTGTAGAAGATCTGAACGCCATCCTTCGTTGTGACATATCCCATGTCAGCACTCCTTTTCGATATTCAGATTGACAACCCGTGACGTATACGGCGATCGTTGCTGCTCCGTAATGGGCGGCTCCTTGGGTGAGGGTGATGGACGAGACGGCAACGCAACGATCGAGCAGGCATCCAGACACGTTGCCGGCGATGCGCAGGTCCGCGTCACCATTCGCTTGGACCTGGATGAGACATTGCGCTCCCTTTGTTGAGACAATTTGAAACGGGCGGTCGGCCGCGTACGACTGCTTACCTCCAGTCGGTCGCGCTTCGCCATGTCCTCACCGGGCAACTTTAGGATTAAAGTCAACGTTAATGTCAACAGTTTTTTGGCGTGTCGCGTGAGAATTGGCGAGCGTCTCGACCAGAGCCGTGCGCAGCTCGTGATCGCGATCGAGAGCATCGAGGACAAGCCGCACGGCATCGCTCGCGCAAACAATAGAAGCGCGTGGCCGACCGCCTGTGCGCAGCGGGAATTGCGCCCGATGCGGGCCCACTTCACGGCGGCACTGTCGGCTGATCTGCGTCGACGGCAAAAGCATGCCGTCCGAGCAGTGTGCTCGCTTTCACAGCGTGGACGAGGACGTCGGCTCAAATCCGTCAGGGAGTGGACCCAACGCAGCATGCCCGACGCCTCGTCGCACGGTTCCGTTCGGGATTCGCATGAATCAGGCGGCGCGACATCGGCGAATCGCGTCGATACATTCCCCGTCGTTGCGAAGTGCTTGACCTTAAAGTCATATTCAATCTTAGAGTGACCATTGCCGGCTGTTGATCGGTATGCCGCTCGAGGCCCACCTGCCGGTTCAATCACGGAGAAGGGTCAATGAATATGGACAAGCGGTTCACGCAGGTCGAGTTTGGCGCGCACAAGGTCGAGGTGCCTGCCGGAGGCTACTACGACCGTTACCGGATGAACCCGGACCTCGACGAAGTGGCGCGCGATCCTGCTGCAGGGAATATCGACTTTTTTCGCAGGATCCCGAAGCGGCTCGTCGCGTCCACGGTCGGGCCGACCTGGGCGCCGAACTTCTACTACCGCTCCAGTCACGTGCAGTTGCTGTTCCTGGCGCCTGCCGATCGATTGCGGGCAATGTTGCCGATGCCGCTCGAGCCGCTGCGCGCCTATCCCGGCCGCGGACTGGTGGCGTTGACCTTCTTCTCGTATGCCGTTTGCGATAACGACCCCTACGACGAAGTCTCGGTCGCGGTGGTCGTCCGCCGGCCGGGCGCGCGCGGCCCGCATGCACTGGAGCTGCTCGATTCCATGCGGCGCCGCAGCTTCCACGCGCATGTTCTCGCGCTGCCGGTGACGACGGAAATCGCGCGGGTGCGCGGTCTCTATGGGTATCAATTGCCGAAATGGCGCACGGAGATCGGCGTGAGCATCGGCGCCGACGTCAGGGCCAGCATCGCCGGCCCCGGCGGCAAAGCGGATCTGACGCTGCGTGCGCCGCTTCCGGTGTTGCGCGATGTTCCATCGCAGTCCCATATGGCGACGGCGACCATGGTCAACGAGATTGACGGCGAGTGGCACCAGACGCGCGTGCAAACCAACATGCTCTCGTTCGCGCAGCGCCTCTTGCCGCGCGACGTCCGGCTGGCGCGGCACGATGGGCCGCTGAGCCAGCTGCTCGACGGACTCGGGGCGTCCACGGTGCTTCGCATGGACGTCGTCAAGGAGGCGCAGGTGGTCTTGAACATGCCCACCCGGCTAGACACTGTCACATTCACGACATGAAGATAGGCGATCTGGCCGAGCGCACCGGCCTGACGCCGTCGCGCATCCGCTTCTACGAACGCATCGGCCTGTTGACGGCGGTCCGGCGGCAACCAAACGGCTATCGCGTCTATTCGCCGGACGCCGTGGTAGTGCTCGGCCTCGTCGCGACCGCGCAGAAGGCCGGTTTCAGCCTGGACGAGATTCGCATGTTGCTGCCACCCGATCTTGGGCAGTGGCAGCGCGGTGCGCTGCTCGAAGCTCTCCGTCACAAGGTGCGGGACATCGACGCCATGCAGATCAAGCTGGCGCGGAACAAGGCTCATCTCGTGTCCTTGATGGCCGAGATCGAGGGCAAGCCCGACGAAATCGATTGCAGCGCCAACGCGGCGCGTCTGTTGTCGCAAATGCAGTCGAGGGAACCCGACGGCGCGGCGCGAACGCACGGGGCAGTCAAGGCCGGACGACGCCGACCGACCGGCAAGGGGTAGGCAATGTGCACGTGAGGGCGTTCGGGAACCGTCAACGTCAGCGCTCGAGCGCCGCCGCGCGGCACGCGCGTCTCTCAGCGTTTGCGGACGATCAACCCGGGATGCAGCTCCCGGCACGTACGCGCTCCGAGCATCGCCATGTCGCGATCGACTTCTTCTTGCAACAGCCGGATCGCATGCGCGACGCCCGCTTCGCCGGCAACGGCCATCGCATAGTTGAAAGGTCGGCCGACGAACACCATCCGCGCCCCCAGCGCAATGGCTTTTAGAACGTCCGCACCGCGTCGGAAGCCGCCGTCGAGCATTACCGGAAACGCAGGCTCGAGAGCGGTCACGACGTCGCGCAGAATACGCATCGGCGACACCGCACCGTCGAGTTGGCGGCCGCCATGATTGGACAGGATGATGCCGTCCGCGCCGACGTCGCGTGCGGCCAGCGCATCCTCCACGCTGAGGATGCCCTTGACGACCAGACTGCCTTTCCATTGCGCACGAATCTGCGCGAGATGCGTCCAGTCGAGGTGATCGCGCGCGGAGAAGTCGCGCAACACGTGCGCGGACAGGATGGGCGCGCCGCGCGTGGCGAACGAATTTTCGAAGTGCGGCATCCCGTGCCGGAGCAGTGTCCGGGCGAACGTGCCGATCAGCCAGCGCGGCCGCGTCAGTCCGTCCCACGCGAGACGCATGCTCGGACGCAGCGGCGTGGAAAAACCGGTACGGACGTTGTTCTCGCGATTCGCCGCAACGGGAATGTCGACGGTCACGACGAGCGTCCGGTATCCCGCGCGCGCGACGCGCTCGAGCAGCGCGGCGATGCGTTCGGGGTCGCCCGGAAGATAAGCCTGAAACCAGGTTGACGGCGCTGCCGCCGCGACCGCTTCGAGCGGGATCAGCGACGAGCCGCTCATGATCGACGCGATGCCTGCCGCCTGCGCCGCGCGGGCGAGCACGATGTCGCCGCGATAGGCCGACAACGCGTTGATGCCCATCGGCGCGATACCGAAAGGCGCGGCGAACCGCTGCCCGAACAGGTCGACCGCCTGCGTGCGGGCCGACACGTTGCGCAGCACGCGCGTCGTGAAGCCGAACTCGTC is a window encoding:
- a CDS encoding ferritin-like domain-containing protein encodes the protein MTKSAATHEAAPESGGSFVLDLKKIREDARKHMADGPVTQTYGADRTTVLKLLNDALATEIVCTLRYKRHYFMARGINSEAVAQEFAQHATEEQEHADRIAERIVQLGGEPDFAPDGLKTRAHSEYKEGTDLTSMIAENLVAERIAIDTYREIIRYLGEKDVTTRRLFEEILAVEEEHADDMADLLQGRGQSAGGA
- a CDS encoding SDR family oxidoreductase, which encodes MQTILGANGQIATELARELRRIDTADIRLVSRNPRKVNDTDTLVSANLLDARQTAQAVKGSDIVYFTAGLPPDTVLWETQFPVMLKNALDACRAEGAKFAYFDNTYMYPQDDRPQTESTQFAPVGRKGKVRAAMASMVLDEMARGDIPVLIGRAPEFYGPGKTQSFTNALIIDKLKAGKKPKVPLRDDTRRTLIWTPDASRALATLGNTPDAFGQTWHLPCCDDRPTYREFVEMASRAFGQKAAYAIVGKWAFRTAGLFSPQVREIEELLPRYEQDNLFDSTKFKRRFPRFEVTTYRQGLERIRHES
- a CDS encoding alpha/beta fold hydrolase gives rise to the protein MGYVTTKDGVQIFYKDWGPRDAPVIFFHHGWPLSADDWDAQMLFFLSQGYRVIAHDRRGHGRSSQVWDGHDMDHYADDVAAVVDHLGVQGAVHVGHSTGGGEVIHYVARHGEDRVSKAVLISAVPPLMVKTDQNPGGLPKDVFDNLQAQLAANRAQFYYDVPAGPFYGYNRAGAQPSQGVIWNWWRQGMMGSAKAHYDGIVAFSQTDFTEDLKSTTIPVLVMHGDDDQIVPYADSGVLSAKLARNSTLKIYKGFPHGMPTSNAETINADLLAFLRG
- a CDS encoding acetoacetate decarboxylase, whose translation is MDKRFTQVEFGAHKVEVPAGGYYDRYRMNPDLDEVARDPAAGNIDFFRRIPKRLVASTVGPTWAPNFYYRSSHVQLLFLAPADRLRAMLPMPLEPLRAYPGRGLVALTFFSYAVCDNDPYDEVSVAVVVRRPGARGPHALELLDSMRRRSFHAHVLALPVTTEIARVRGLYGYQLPKWRTEIGVSIGADVRASIAGPGGKADLTLRAPLPVLRDVPSQSHMATATMVNEIDGEWHQTRVQTNMLSFAQRLLPRDVRLARHDGPLSQLLDGLGASTVLRMDVVKEAQVVLNMPTRLDTVTFTT
- a CDS encoding MerR family transcriptional regulator encodes the protein MKIGDLAERTGLTPSRIRFYERIGLLTAVRRQPNGYRVYSPDAVVVLGLVATAQKAGFSLDEIRMLLPPDLGQWQRGALLEALRHKVRDIDAMQIKLARNKAHLVSLMAEIEGKPDEIDCSANAARLLSQMQSREPDGAARTHGAVKAGRRRPTGKG
- a CDS encoding alpha-hydroxy acid oxidase, producing MSVADRATLRRDAAAPTDKPPRVLRNMLSLHDFEARARRVLPRPIFGYVSGAAEDNRTRDDNRSVFDEFGFTTRVLRNVSARTQAVDLFGQRFAAPFGIAPMGINALSAYRGDIVLARAAQAAGIASIMSGSSLIPLEAVAAAAPSTWFQAYLPGDPERIAALLERVARAGYRTLVVTVDIPVAANRENNVRTGFSTPLRPSMRLAWDGLTRPRWLIGTFARTLLRHGMPHFENSFATRGAPILSAHVLRDFSARDHLDWTHLAQIRAQWKGSLVVKGILSVEDALAARDVGADGIILSNHGGRQLDGAVSPMRILRDVVTALEPAFPVMLDGGFRRGADVLKAIALGARMVFVGRPFNYAMAVAGEAGVAHAIRLLQEEVDRDMAMLGARTCRELHPGLIVRKR